The following coding sequences are from one Salvia hispanica cultivar TCC Black 2014 chromosome 3, UniMelb_Shisp_WGS_1.0, whole genome shotgun sequence window:
- the LOC125210197 gene encoding protein unc-13 homolog — MMEKADSSRRASRNQLNSLPVLAILAKDVGELAVKEKDTFSPILKIWHPFAAGVAVATLHVCYGNELKQFISGITELTPDAVQILRAADKLEKDLVQIAVEDSVDSDDGGKAIIREMPPYEAEGAIANLVKAWIKTRIDRLKDWVDRNLQQEDWNPRVNQEGFAASAVEVLRIVDETLEAFFELPIPMHPAILPDLVAGLDKCLQYYATKAKLGCGSKNVYVPTMPALTRCTTGSSFNWKKKEKSTTLQKRNPQVATVNGDNSTGVPQLCVRINTLHKIRSELEVVEKRIITLLRNSESAHVEDFANGLGKKMD; from the exons ATGATGGAAAAGGCTGATTCTAGCAGGAGAGCATCGAGAAACCAGCTGAATTCCCTTCCCGTCCTTGCCATCCTGGCCAAGGATGTGGGTGAGCTTGCAGTCAAAGAGAAGGATACGTTTAGTCCTATCTTGAAGATATGGCACCCCTTTGCTGCAGGGGTTGCTGTTGCCACTCTACATGTTTGCTATGGGAATGAGCTGAAACAATTCATTTCAGGCATTACAGAATTAACACCAGATGCAGTGCAAATATTGAGAGCTGCAGATAAGTTGGAAAAAGATCTCGTCCAAATCGCAGTTGAAGACTCGGTGGATAGTGATGATGGTGGGAAGGCCATTATTCGCGAGATGCCTCCTTATGAAGCTGAAGGTGCAATAGCCAATTTGGTAAAAGCTTGGATAAAGACGAGGATAGACAGGCTAAAGGATTGGGTTGATAGAAATCTTCAACAAGAG GATTGGAATCCACGAGTGAATCAAGAGGGATTCGCTGCTTCAGCAGTGGAGGTTCTACGAATAGTTGATGAGACATTAGAGGCTTTCTTTGAGCTGCCAATACCGATGCATCCTGCAATACTTCCCGACTTAGTGGCTGGCCTTGATAAATGTCTTCAATATTATGCGACTAAAGCAAAATTGGGCTGTG GATCAAAAAATGTGTATGTTCCTACAATGCCAGCCTTAACAAGATGTACCACGGGTTCATCATTCAAttggaagaagaaagagaagtCGACCACCTTGCAGAAGAGGAATCCTCAGGTGGCTACTGTCAACGGTGATAACTCCACTGGGGTACCACAGCTATGTGTACGTATTAACACGTTGCATAAAATACGATCGGAGTTGGAAGTTGTTgagaaaagaataattacCCTGCTGAGGAACTCGGAATCTGCCCATGTAGAAGACTTCGCGAACGGGTTGGGGAAAAAGatg GATTAA
- the LOC125210822 gene encoding uncharacterized protein LOC125210822 isoform X2 translates to MHHHSPFSLARSATATESAVTAVSPSRRCPLSLSFSLAALPPRPTPLPPPRRSPRGLEIIESVTYRNCGAVLVSMGCLSPFAGIRQIHLLKSFGKVVMLKGVSDLVGTRAFVVKWNVRDLHPSLTSDWIRARPF, encoded by the exons ATGCACCACCATTCTCCCTTCTCTCTCGCTCGGTCCGCCACTGCCACGGAATCCGCCGTCACCGCTGTCAGCCCGAGCCGCCGCTGCCCTCTCTCCCTATCTTTCTCTCTCGCGGCGCTGCCTCCTCGCCCAACACCACTACCGCCGCCTCGCCGTTCTCCGAGAG GTCTTGAAATCATTGAATCGGTGACATATCGGAATTGTGGGGCTGTCCTCGTGTCCATGGGGTGCCTAAGTCCATTCGCCGGAATCCGGCAGATTCATCTCCTCAAG TCATTTGGGAAGGTGGTGATGCTCAAAGGCGTGTCGGACTTAGTTGGGACGCGAGCATTTGTAGTCAAGTGGAATGTTCGAGACTTGCACCCCTCTCTCACTTCCGATTGGATACGAGCACGACCGTTTTAA
- the LOC125215643 gene encoding thioredoxin-related transmembrane protein 2 homolog has translation MVIVGPIGLIYRPVFSPKHQKFQGRKSKAILQRSADLEMSSIGFHWMNRMVSESYYLLHCLAFFSYIPVRCAAAQVLSSRSSAHLLHREIQAFLSFCVLAAIKVVRTESWEAFISDTLFYAKIFLAAIALVLDYHLALWYAIAFLVIYIIAQQPAYEGFGASSPLTPLQLETVLTEVNTSKFWMVEFRSLSTSSCIRASSFIPELSVTFSNKNLSFVTVDLGLFPNAAEKFGISLGSLHQLPAYVLFRDGTGIIRLPETDYEAKFFEAPVSKKLLCRHFELDKMLLDYINGK, from the exons ATGGTAATAGTTGGGCCTATTGGCCTGATATACCGGCCCGTTTTCAGCCCGAAACATCAGAAATTTCAAGGGAGAAAATCTAAAGCGATTTTGCAGAGATCTGCGGATTTGGAAATGTCGTCGATCGGATTTCATTGGATGAACCGTATGGTTTCGGAATCCTACTATTTGCTGCATTGCTTGGCTTTCTTCTCCTACATTCCTGTTCGCTGCGCCGCCGCGCAAGTCCTCTCGTCTCGCAGCTCAGCTCATCTTCTTCACCGa GAGATTCAAgctttcctttccttttgtGTTTTAGCTGCTATCAAG GTGGTGAGAACGGAATCATGGGAGGCATTTATATCAGATACTTTATTCTATGCAAAG ATTTTCCTTGCTGCTATTGCTTTGGTGCTGGACTATCACTTGGCCTTGTGGTATGCTATAGCATTTTTAG TTATATATATCATTGCCCAACAACCTGCATATGAAGGATTTG GTGCATCAAGTCCTTTGACACCGCTCCAGTTGGAAACCGTGCTTACTGAAGTGAACacatcaaaattttggatg GTTGAATTTCGTTCTCTATCTACCTCCAGTTGCATTCGAGCAAGTTCCTTTATTCCCGAACTCTCGGTTAC attctcaaataaaaatttatcatttgtaACAGTTGATCTTGGGCTGTTTCCAAATGCTGCTGAGAAGTTCGGAATCAGCCTTG GAAGTCTGCACCAACTTCCCGCATACGTATTGTTCCGTGATGGAACTGGGATAATACGATTACCTGAGACGGATTATGAAGCCAAATTTTTTGAGGCTCCTGTGTCCAAG AAACTTCTTTGCCGGCATTTTGAGCTCGATAAAATGCTCCTcgactacataaatggtaaatag
- the LOC125210822 gene encoding uncharacterized protein LOC125210822 isoform X1, whose amino-acid sequence MHHHSPFSLARSATATESAVTAVSPSRRCPLSLSFSLAALPPRPTPLPPPRRSPRGKICKGLEIIESVTYRNCGAVLVSMGCLSPFAGIRQIHLLKSFGKVVMLKGVSDLVGTRAFVVKWNVRDLHPSLTSDWIRARPF is encoded by the exons ATGCACCACCATTCTCCCTTCTCTCTCGCTCGGTCCGCCACTGCCACGGAATCCGCCGTCACCGCTGTCAGCCCGAGCCGCCGCTGCCCTCTCTCCCTATCTTTCTCTCTCGCGGCGCTGCCTCCTCGCCCAACACCACTACCGCCGCCTCGCCGTTCTCCGAGAGGTAAG ATTTGTAAAGGTCTTGAAATCATTGAATCGGTGACATATCGGAATTGTGGGGCTGTCCTCGTGTCCATGGGGTGCCTAAGTCCATTCGCCGGAATCCGGCAGATTCATCTCCTCAAG TCATTTGGGAAGGTGGTGATGCTCAAAGGCGTGTCGGACTTAGTTGGGACGCGAGCATTTGTAGTCAAGTGGAATGTTCGAGACTTGCACCCCTCTCTCACTTCCGATTGGATACGAGCACGACCGTTTTAA
- the LOC125211004 gene encoding mitogen-activated protein kinase kinase kinase 1, with protein sequence MESVASSSTPHHHHPHRPRLTVSQSFSDRIIRAVRHRLRLLHRSGSLFFVLGATGNVYTVNLSAAVSCSCPDRANPCKHIIFVFIRALALPLDDPCLSRRTFRPCQLRRLLSLPTAADSLAAASLRDRFHQLSAKSRDGGGGRVRPPAVVPESGAACPVCLEEMGREERVVACGACKNVIHEECFLAWKRSCRRRSATCVLCRARWRSGGDDQDKYLNLSAYVNEEDMVEDGGCT encoded by the coding sequence ATGGAGTCCGTCGCCTCCAGTTCCAccccccaccaccaccacccccACCGCCCCCGCCTCACCGTCTCCCAATCCTTCTCCGACCGCATCATCCGCGCCGTCCGccaccgcctccgcctcctccACCGCTCGGGCTCCCTCTTCTTCGTCCTCGGCGCCACCGGCAACGTCTACACCGTCAACCTCTCCGCCGCCGTCTCCTGCTCCTGCCCCGACCGCGCCAACCCCTGCAAGCACATCATCTTCGTCTTCATCCGCGCCCTCGCCCTCCCCCTCGACGACCCCTGCCTCTCCCGCCGCACCTTCCGCCCCTGCCAGCTCCGCCGCCTCCTCTCCCTCCCCACCGCCGCCGACTCCCTTGCTGCCGCCTCCCTCAGGGACCGCTTCCACCAACTCTCCGCCAAGTCGAGAGACGGTGGTGGCGGCAGAGTGCGGCCGCCTGCTGTGGTGCCGGAGTCGGGCGCCGCCTGCCCGGTTTGCCTGGAGGAGATGGGGAGGGAGGAGAGGGTGGTGGCGTGTGGCGCGTGCAAGAATGTGATACACGAGGAGTGCTTCTTGGCGTGGAAGAGGAGCTGCCGGAGGAGGTCCGCCACGTGCGTGCTCTGCCGAGCACGGTGGCGAAGCGGCGGTGATGATCAGGATAAGTATTTGAACCTCTCGGCGTATGTGAATGAAGAAGACATGGTGGAGGATGGAGGATGCACTTGA
- the LOC125216120 gene encoding GATA transcription factor 12-like, with the protein METPQFFQSDYYSSSPFAPEKRLSDAKTNDHFVIDDLLDFSNHDAIGPDADADADDSSTAAPLNASSTFSAAADQAFVQASDVATQFSNDLCVPYEDMAELEWLSSFADESFSSEDLQKLQLIQGVKARTNEAPQPEPAPVVLSVPAKARSKRSRAAPGNWTSRLMMVSPPVTPEAPAMSSSSESSGGNKRSPKPPGARQRRKEAPESSGEGRRCLHCATDKTPQWRTGPMGPKTLCNACGVRYKSGRLVPEYRPAASPTFVTLKHSNSHRKVMELRRQKEMVQAQQQFLHHQHQGVIFDAAAAADDYLIHQQIGPDFRQLI; encoded by the exons ATGGAAACCCCCCAATTCTTCCAATCCGACTACTACTCCTCCTCCCCCTTCGCGCCGGAGAAGCGCCTCTCCGACGCCAAAACCAACGACCATTTCGTCATCGACGACCTCCTCGACTTCTCCAACCACGACGCCATTGGCCCCGACGCCGACGCCGATGCCGATGactcctccaccgccgcccCTCTCAACGCCTCCTCCACCTTCTCTGCCGCCGCCGATCAGGCTTTTGTTCAGGCCAGCGACGTCGCCACCCAATTCTCTAATGACCTTTGCGTCCCG TATGAAGATATGGCTGAGCTGGAGTGGCTATCGAGCTTCGCTGACGAATCATTTTCAAGTGAAGATTTGCAAAAGCTACAACTGATTCAAGGCGTGAAGGCCCGAACCAACGAGGCCCCGCAGCCCGAACCGGCCCCGGTGGTCCTTTCGGTCCCGGCCAAGGCGCGGAGCAAGCGGTCCCGCGCGGCCCCGGGCAACTGGACCTCCCGCCTGATGATGGTGTCACCGCCAGTGACACCAGAAGCCCCCGCCATGTCGTCCTCTTCGGAGTCGAGCGGGGGCAACAAGAGGTCCCCGAAGCCCCCGGGGGCTAGGCAGCGGAGGAAGGAGGCCCCCGAGAGCTCCGGGGAGGGGCGCAGGTGCCTCCACTGCGCCACTGACAAGACGCCGCAGTGGAGGACTGGGCCCATGGGCCCAAAGACGCTATGCAATGCCTGCGGCGTCAGGTACAAGTCGGGCCGGCTGGTGCCCGAGTACCGGCCCGCGGCCAGCCCGACTTTCGTGACGCTGAAGCACTCGAACTCGCACCGGAAGGTGATGGAGCTGCGGCGGCAGAAGGAGATGGTGCAGGCGCAGCAGCAGTTCCTCCACCACCAGCACCAGGGTGTTATCTTtgacgccgccgccgccgccgatgATTACTTGATCCATCAACAAATTGGGCCGGATTTTCGCCAGCTGATTtag